In Candidatus Bathyarchaeota archaeon, the genomic window CATATAACAGTTTTAAGTTAGATTATAGTTCATTAAAAAATATGTACGAAAAAACGAGAATAGAAAATGAGAAATTAGCTTCACAACTAAATGTTTATATGATGTTAACATACCTATTTTTAGGTACAACGTTAATGTTTGGATTTTCAACGGTCTACCTTCTAAGGAAGAGGTCTAAAAAGGCTCATATGAGATGAGATCAAAGAAGCTCTACCTTAACCATCTCAAAGGGATCCCTCCATCCCCCATTAAACCAATCCTTCCAACCTGACTTCAGCCTCCCCCTTAAAGTTGATTCTTGAAGGAAGACTCCCCTGCTCTTCCACTTCACCGGCTAGATGGATCAATAGATAAAAGTTGATTCTTGAAGGAGTTGACCGTTGTCGGATAGTTAACATTTTATTACTATCCGTTCCACTCACCTTGTAGGGCTTCATAGGTAGCTTTCGCCGCCAACTGTTAAGGACTGCACATTGGGAGCTTACATGCTATATTCTAGGGGGCTAGCCAGTCCTCTTGGAGGCCGCACTTTCTACACTTATAAACATGCCTATTCGGCCTGCTTAGCTCGCCACAATATGGGCATGTCGTGGAGGGTTCTTTGCTCAACGGTTTCTGATTTGAAGCCTTGCTCCATCTATTTATATATCATATAAATAACAACTACAATTTATTTTTCCTCAATCATCTCAAAATGCTTACTCAAATGATTTCCTATCCTCGTTAAGTACGCTTGCTACATCCTCTAATGTTGCGATAACCTCATAACATCTTGATTTAGCATCGTCCAGAGGGCCCACCTCCTCTTACAGGCCTCGCTGAGCGTTAGCAGTCTCTATCATTATAAACAAGTGGTAAGGAGTTTTGTGTAAAGTTAACTGTTAGGGGCTGCTGGTGAACCCTCACCCTGAGCCTCTTATCCGAGGCTGGCCACATAGACATTCATGTGAGCCTCATCCATAGTCGCCTGTATTCCAGCCCTTATCATCTCCTCCATGGAGAGCCTAAGCCAGTCTCCGAATGATCCCTTCGCCCTGTTATCTGGATCCATGGAGCTCGTATCGCTGAACCCCTTCAGCCTCGCGGCTGGGATGAGAATATGTTTCGCCGCCCAGTAATCTAGGGCCACGGGATCCCTACTTGAGGCTATGATGTTCACCCTAGTGGCCGCGTTGTAAGTGGTTCTGGGGCCTCCCAGGGGGTTGGCATTCACCCATATGGCGTCGAGGATGTTCAGGGTGGGGAACCTCGTCTCGACCATCTGGGTTCCCATCCCCCCTGAGCCGACCGTGCTGTGGGCCCTAACCCCGAGCTGGGCGGTCAGCTTATCGGAGGTGACCCCCATGTAGCTCTTGACCGATGCGGTGACGCCGAATATCCTGTGAGACTTCAGGACGGGGATGTTCAGCACCTTCACCCTCTCCCCATCATAAACCCCCCTCTCCGGATCCCAGACTCCCAGCTTAAAGCTGACATAGGTTCCATACCTGGTTCTGAACTTTGGATATGAGACCCTTATCCCAGTCCTGGGGTTCTCCAAGTCTTCGACAACAAACCCGTCCTCAAGGTCGCCCTCCGAATACTCCCTCACCCTCCTCGTCGTGATGTGATCCCAGAGATACGCCGAGACCCTGTGAGAGGCTGAATATGAGTCCACAACCCTCTCGATACACTGGGATGGATCCTCGGCGTTATTCCTCTCCCAAGAGAAGCTCCCGCCGTTTCCTTTTGCTCCGAACTGGGCCTGGCCATTGTCGGCGACAACTATTTCGCCCACGAAGCCATCGGGATGGTTTAAGATCATCCTAATTAAGGCCTTCAAGAGATCCGAGTTGGTCCCACCCCTCTCATCCCACTGGCTGTTCACCTTTAAAATGACAAGGTCATCCCTAGATAACAGGCCATCAGGCCCCAAGCTCCTTCCAGACTCTTCAGACCTGTAAAACCTAAGGCCGTGATCCCCCATCAAGCCTACAAGCTCGACGATCCCTCCGTCTCCACCTGAGGTCCCTGTAACCACAAAGATATCGGAGGAGGGCTCAGCCTCAGCTAATAACCCCTGAACTGTGATGGGAACACTATGGCTCCCAGTCTCCTCGATGGCCTCCCTCGGCCTCCTCACAGTAACGGAAACCGAAGACATTATGAGTATTATTTACAAAAACGATGATTAAAATATTCTTATAGAGGGCTTGTATCTAACTGTTTAATTATAGTTGAGTTTTATGATTGTCCCAGAAGATATCTGGCTTATAAATGGAGGCTAGACCGAGGGAAGCGACGTCGCCTCATCCTTTTGAGGGCTCTTTATTGCTCCTCACACCGATGCAACCCAAGCCCAAGGGCGTACTAGAAATCCATAAATAACCCTTTATGGCTCTTCCTCCTAAGCTGACGGGGAAGATCCTGTGTCCGGTGAGTTCAAGTACCTTGTGAGGCTCCATGGGACGACGTTGGATGGGGCTAGAACCATCCCCCACGCCCTGAGGGGGATCAAGGGAGTGGGTATGAGGTTAGCCTACGCGATAGTCCGCTTGGCAGGGCTTGATCCAACTAGGCGGCTTGGAGACCTCTCTGAGGCTGAGGTCAAGATCCTAGAGGATATATTGAGGAACCCCTCAGGCCTGCCCTCATGGATGCTTAACAGGAGGAAGGACCCCCAGACTGGGAGAGACCTCCACCTAACGGGCTCCGACCTAGAGTTTAGGGTGAGGGAGGATATAGAGCTTATGAAGGAGATAAGGAGCTGGAAGGGGGATCGCCATATGAGGGGCTTAAAGGTCAGGGGGCAGAGGACCAAGACCACGGGCAGGAAAGGGAGGGCCGTGGGGGTCTCTAAGAAGTCCCAGGCCAAGTAGCTGGAGGGATTCAACTTGGGAGACCCTAAGAAGAAGCATAAGAGGTTCGTCACTCCCGAGCGCCCTTATGATCAGGCCGCCCTAATGGACGAGTTGAGACTCATTGGGGCCTATGGATTGAGGAATAAGAGAGAGCTTTGGCGCCACAGGACCCAGCTGAGCAAGATAAGGAGGATAGCAAGGGAGGCTCAGCCCCTCGACCCAGCTAGAAGGGCTGAGGTCGAGAGGAGGCTGATAAGGAGGCTTCAACACCTAGGCCTCCTCAAGAGGGAGGCAACCATAGATGATGTACTCAGCCTCAGGATTGAGGACCTCTTGGAGAGGAGGCTTCAGACCATCATCTACAGGAAGGGCTTGGCTAAGAGCCTATTCCAGGCTAGGCAGCTCATAGTCCATGGGCATATATCTGTAAGGGGTAGGAGGGTGAGGGTTCCAGGCTACTGGGTTAAGGCCGATGAGGAGGCTGAGGTAGATTACTTCCCGCTGAGCCCCCTCTCCGTTAAGGATCACCCGTTAAGGGTTGAGGTTGCATCGGCGAGGATGGTGGAGGGTAGGAGATGAGTGAGGGGGAGAAGTGGGGGATCGTCCACATCTACAGCAGCTTCAACAACACCCTAGTCCACATGACAGACCTCTCGGGAGCTGAGACCATAGCCTCCGCGTCTGGGGGGATGTTCGTGAAGGCAGATAGGCTCAAGCCATCTCCCTACGCGGCTATGAAGGCCGCCCAACACGTTGTGGACATAGCCAGGGACAAGGGGATCACATCCATCCACATAAAGGTGAGGGCCCCCGGAGGCTCGAAGTCCAAGACCCCGGGCCAAGGGGCTCAGGCCGCTATAAGGATACTGGCCAGAAGCGGGCTCAACATAGGCCGGATAGAGGAGGTTACGCCTCTCCCACACGATGGAACCCGTAAACCTGGAGGAAGGAGGGGAAGGAGGCCTTAATCTTTGGGTGAGAAGCTGAAGGTTGAGGCCCTCACCCTAAAGGGAGATACATTAAGATTCATACTTATGGGGTGCGACACCGCCTTAGCGAACGCCCTGAGGAGGACGATGATATCTGAGGTTCCCTGCATGGCAATAGAGGATGTCTTCATCTTCGCGAACACATCCGTCATGCACGACGAGGTCCTGGCACACAGGTTAGGCCTGATCCCACTAAAAACCGACTTGGAGAGGTATGTGCTCCCAGAGAGATGCGACTGTGGAAGCGAGCTTGGCTGCAGCAAGTGCAGGGCAGTCCTCACTCTAGATGTATCGGCTGAGGGTGAGGCTAGGACGGTCTACTCCGGGGACCTCATTTCGGAAGATCCCGTGATAAAGCCGGTGAGCTCCGAGATTCCATTAGTGAAGCTGGCACCTGGACAGACGTTGAAGCTTGAGGCCTACGCAAAGCTCGGCTTAGGGAAGGTCCACGCAAAGTGGCAGCCCGTCTCCTGCTGCATTTACCAGCAGGTTGATGAGGAGCAGCTGGGGGCCCTGGGAATAGGTGGAACGGAGGGTTTTGGAAAGGCCTTCATCTTCACCGTGGAATCCACAGGCTGCCTCCCACCTGACCGTATAGTAGCTGAAGCTGTAAAGGTCCTAATGGGAAAGCTCGAGGAGTTCTCAGATAAGATCAGGAGAGGTGAATTGATGGAGGAGATAAAGGAGTTCGAGGCCGTGGAGGAGGCGGGGAGAGGCCTGTACAGGGTGGCTGCGGAGGAGTTTGAAGAAGAGGAAGAGGAGGAAGAGGGGGAGTGAACAACCCGGAGCTAGTCTCGACCATAAGAGCCCTTGAGAAGGCCTCGAGGGGGGGAGCGGCCCTATGGAGGGCGCTTGCCGAGGAGCTGAAAAGGCCCAGGAGGGCAAGGGCTGAGGTGAACTTGAGCAGGATAGACCGCCACTCGAAGGAAGGAGACGTAATAGCCGTCCCAGGGAAGGTCCTTGGATCCGGAGCCCTCTCCCACCCCCTAACGGTCGCCGCCTTCTCCTTCTCAAGGACAGCCAGGCAGAAGATCCACCAGTCGGATGGAAAGGCGATAACCCTTAGAGAACTGCTCTCCTCTAATGTAGAACCATCTAGGATAAAGATCTTGAAATAGTATTTTCAAGATAGGAAGATTTATAGAAGATCTAATAATAATATTCTTCACTCATATGAGGTCTTTCCTTGGGTGTGAAGGTCTTGGCGATAACTAGGCCGAAAATGAAGCCTCCTATATGAGCCCAATACGCCACACCCGTATTTATCGGTAACATCGCTAGGAGGAGCTGGTATAGGAACCACATACCTATCCATACATAAGCAGAGACTCTAACAACCTGCCAGAAGAATCCAAACCTTATCAATGTCCTGATCCTCGCCTCTGGAAACAGGACGAAGTAGGCACCCAAAACGCCAGAGATGGCGCCTGAGGCTCCAACGGCCGGGTATCGATCCCCGAGAGCCGTAAGCATCCAGAAGAGGGAGGCAGCCACTCCCGAGAAAATGTAAAAAGCTAGATAGCCGAGGTGCCCATAGGCATCCTCGACATTGTCTCCAAAGATATATAGGAAGAGCATATTACCTATCAGGTGCATCCATCCCCCATGGAGAAAGATGTTCGTGACGAGGGTGTAGTACCCTCTTCCCGCCTCAACCCTGGCTGGAATCAGACCGTAGTTATAGAGGGTGTAGACGAAGTGCCTCTCCCCGAAGGACGTCTGCCAGAGGAAAACAAGGATTGAGATGACTATGAGGGACCAGTTCACATATGGGGTGATCCTCCTATGCGCCTCGTCGCCCAAGGGGAACATGTTAAAAGACCATAAAACACCCTGATCTAAATATCTTTCTGAGAGAACAAAGCCCCTAGGACGGTGAATGACCCCTTTACAGTTAGCCATATAAAACCGAGAAGCATGTGCTCCACCCATTGCCTTGTAGCTTGAGATTACTTTTGGCTATATTTCTCCTCTAAAATGTGGTTCATCGGTGTTGGATCTGGGGGCATACGGTTTAATTAGACGTTCGAGGAGATCGAATCGGGTCTAAGTAGATGTCTGAGGGAGCTGAAAGGGGTTTTAAGGTGATAGTCCAGTTCTCCACATCTCCGGTGGGTGAGGGTGTGGGGGTCTCAGGCTATGTGGCCGAGGCCTTGAGGGAGGTGAAGAACTCGGGGCTCAGGTTCCAGCTTACCCCCATGTCGACAATCTTGGAGGCCGAAAACGTGGAAGATGCTTTGAGGGTAGTTATGAGGGCGCATGAGGCTATCTTCAGGGCCGGGGCTAAGAGGGTTGTCACAGATATAAAAATAGATGATAGGAGAGACAAACCCCGCAGAATGGAGGATAAGGTGGAAAAGGTGTTGAGGAACCTAGCTTAACGCTAAATTAAATAGAGTATAACAACTATATAAAATATTACAATCATATGAATCAAGTTTTGATCCTGCATCGATTAACCTATGCCGAATAAGGACAAGAACCGGAAAACGACCCCCCCCAGGAAGATGGCTAGTGCCACCTCAGAAAGGCTTATTATAGCGGCCCTCTTATAACCAAACTCCTTCACTAGGACAGCTATCGTGGCTATGCATGGGATGTAGACCATAACCACAAAGGAGAAGACGAACATCTGGAGGGGTGTTAGGACCGCTGAGAAGTCGGTAGTTCCAAGCATGGAGGCGAATAATATCAGGGCAAGCTCCTTCCTTAATATGCCAAAGATCAGGAGCGCTCCCGAGGCCGATGGGAGGCCAAGCCAATATACTGTTATGGGGGTTAAGAGGCTCTGAATAGCGCTCAGGAACCCCATTCGATCCGCGAAGGTGATCGCGAGGTTTCCAAGGACCATTATCGGAAAGGCAGTATAGGCGAAGTCCTTAAGCTTGAACCAGGCCTTTTTCGCCGTAACTCCGAGGGTGGGCCACCTATATGGAGGCATCTCCATTATGAGGCCTAAGGGTTCTCCCGGGACAACCTTGAAGGCTATCCTTCCAAGGGCGAATATGAGGGCAAAGTCCATCAGATATAATGCGACAGCCCACTCGAATCCCAGATAACGGGCCACGAGCCCCATTATCACGACGCTCCTAGCAGCGCACGGGATGAGAGTGGCTGTGAAGGCGCAGATGAGCCTCTCCCTCTCGGTCTCCATTATCCTGCATCCAAGGGTCGCTGGCACGTTGCAGCCGAAGCCCAAGACTAGAGGTATAAACCCCTTCCCATGTAGGCCTATCCTATGCATCGCAGAGTCTGCGAGGTAGGCTATCCTGGCCATGTATCCTGAGTCCTCTAGGATTGAGAGGGCTATGTAGAAGGGCACGATGTATGGAAGGGCTATAGCCACCCCTGCTGCTAGACCCATTACTATACCATCCCAGAATAGTGATGATAGGGCTCCCTGGAACAGGGAATCATAAACTGTTTTGAGCATCCCAAAGGCCTCTTCGAGATGAACTGCCATCCACTCCCCAACCCTGAATATGCCGTAGAACACGGCGAAGATGACCGTGAGCATAAAACCATACCCCGAGATTGGGTGCACCGTGGCCGTCTCAAACCACTCCGTCAAGCTCCTCTTGGGGGTGATCTGGGTTGAGGCCTCTAAGGCTATCATGCTCGCCAGCGAGTACCTCTCGGAGGCTATGACGCTCGGGGCATCGTGGCCGTGGATCTCCTCTATCTCCCTCCTCCCCCTCTCCACAAGATCCCTGAGTTGAGGCCTCTTTCCATACACCATCCTCTGAACCTCCTCATCCCCCTCGAGAAGCTTCAACGCGACCCACCTCTTAGGGTAGGGCGTCTCAACCCCCTCAACAGCCTCTGATATGGCCTCTATCCTTCTCTCCACCTCCTTCCCAAGCCTGAGCGGGCTCGGCGCCCTCCCACCCTCCGCGGCCTCCAAAACCCTTGCCATGAGTTGATGGAGGCCTACGTTCTTGGTGGCCACCGTTGGTACCACTGGAACCCCTAGTAGCTTCATCAGCCTCTCGACATCTATGTGGATCCCCTTCCTCTCAGCCACATCGATCTGGTTCAGGGCCACGACCATCTTAACTCCGAGCTCCATGAGCTGAATGGTGAAGAAGAGGTTCCTCTCTAGGCTTGAGGCATCCACCACATTCACAACAACATCCGGCCTCTCGACCGCTATGTACTCCCGAGAGATCAGCTCCTCAAGGGAGAAGGTGGATAGGCTGTAGATCCCGGGGAGATCGATTATATCTATGAGGTATCCCCCGAAGCTGAGGGTCCCTTCAGCCTTCTCAACGGTCTTGCCAGGCCAGTTGCCTATATGCTGATGGAGCCCGGTGAGCTGATTAAAAATTACACTTTTACCCACATTAGCGTTGCCAGCCAAGGCTATTCTAAGGCGCTTGGCCTCCATCATGTCCAACCCGTTCATCTCTTCTCGTGATGGGGGCCGTGGGGGTGTGGGCGTCTGGTGGGTGAGGGGTCCTCGACCTCGACGAAGATGCGTCCGGCGAGGCCTCTTCCCAGTGCTATTTTGGTTCCCCTCACCGAGATCTCCATGGGGCCTCTGAATGGGGCTGCATTGATCACCTGGATGCTCGTCCCCGGGGTCAGACCCATGTCGAGGAGCCTCTGGCAGGCACGGCCTCCGCCTCTTATGAAGGCCACCTTCCCCCTCTCGCCGGGCCTGAGGTTCGAGAGCTGGGTCACGAGCTTTGGGTTCCTTTCCTCTCTCTTCCTCGCCTCCTCGCATTCGGAGCAGTCTGAAACCGCTAAAGGGCATGGGGGTATCGGCTTCTCGTCGTCGGGGCATCTCTCAGGCTTGTTAAGGGCCTTGCACAGGGCCAACGCCGCATCGTCGGATAGTCCGTGCTCCATCTTACATGCCTCATTATGGATCCTCTCCTTCCTCAGCCCCAGGATGTCGTGGAGGAAGCGCTCAAGAAGCCGATGCCTCCTCACCACCCTCTGGGCTAGGGCCATCCCCCTCCCTGTAAGCGTCACCCCCCTGTAGGGCTCGTACTCCACCAGCCCCTTCTCGGCCAGCTCCTTCACCATCTGGGTCACGCTGGGTGGGGAGACCTTCAGCCTCTCGGCCAGCTCCTTCGTCCTAGCCGGCTTTCCCCCCTCGTTGAAGGTGTATATGGCCTCCAGGTACTCCTCTAGGCTCTCGCTGTGCATCTGGATCTGTAGTGAGGGTTGAAATATAAATATTAGGCTGGACTAAATTTACTTCTCCGCCAGGGAGTAGGTGAGGCGGGGCACCCCCTCCACCCCAGCCTCAAGCCTCCTATCAACCCTGCAATGGACCTTCCCCTCCTCGACGAGCATCTCAAGGGTTTCAATGTAGGGGTTCACTATGCTTATTCCCCTCCTCCTCAACTCCTCGAACTCGCTCGGGGTTACGCCGAGGGCCCTCGCCCATCCGTCGGGGACGAGTTGATGCCACAGATCTCTGAAATCAACCTCCCCCCTCCTCTCCAGAACCTCCTGGATGGCTCTTCCCAGCTCGTTCCTTTTCAGCCTCAGCCTAGGCACCCTTCGATTCGGGTCGAGGGGGGTTATCTCCACCCCTCCGCGGGTCAATCTGATCAGGGAGTTCTTCGGCGGCTCGAATACCCTATCGAGTTCTTCTCGAACCTCGTTGAGCCCTGCTGGACTGCTGCAGAACATGGCCTCCCCCTCCCCGAGGGCTATGACGCATGGCTGGTGCCAGTTAGCTATCCACACGACGTCGGGCTCTTGGAGGCTGATGCAGGCTAGGAGGAATGATCCCTCCAAGTGGCGGGCAACCCTCCTTAACCCCTCCCCTATAACCAGGCCCTTCTCAGCATACTCCTCAAGCATGTGGACTGCCACCTCACTGTCGGTTATCGAGTGCACCTCGGCCTCGTAGGAGCTGAATTTATGCCTCTCCTCTAGGCTTTGCCATAGGCTCTTGTAGTTGGAGATGTTGCCGTTGTGCATTAGGCATATCGTCTCACCGCAGTCCAGGAATGGGTGGGCCATCCTCCCCGTGTTATATCTAGGGTCATAGAACCCGTATCCGAAGCGGCTGTGAGCTATGCCCACCTCCCCCTCCAGCCTCTCTATCCCAGTCGTCCTCCTCACCCTTTCCACAGGGCCTACATCCTTCTCCACCCTCAACTCCCCTTCCTCTGTTATGACTCCAAGCCCTGTGGCGTGGCCTCCGAAGTACGCCTCCTGGTACTCAAGGCTCCTCAGAAGGAGGGGGGCTATGGGCCTATCTCCTATGTAGGCTGCGAGTTGGCACATCAGCCCCTTCTAGGCTTAGAGGCTGATAAATCTCTCGGTTTTAGGTCTGGTCTTGGACGCCCGACATCCTCCTTATCTCTCTCCCCACCCTCTCTATCTCCAGGGATTCGCACTCCTCCATTAACCTCTTAAGCTCTTTTAATCCTCCCTCCGCCTCCTCCACCCACATCCTGGCGAATCTCCCGTTCTGGATATCCCTCAATGCTCTCCTCATGTTCTCCTCGACATGATCGTCCACTATTAATGGTCCAACCTTCATCCCGCCGTACTTCGCCGTATCCGAAACGGCTCGGTACATTCCGCTTAACCCGGACTTGTAGATGAGGTCCACTATGAGCTTCAGCTCGTTGAGGACCTCGAAGTAGGCTAGTTCTGGTGTGTAGCCGTTCTCTACGAGGACCTTGAACCCCCTCCTAATGAGCTGGTCTACACCCCCGCATAGAACTGACTGCTCCCCGAAGAGGTCGCTCTCGGTCTCCTCTTTGAAGGAGGTTAATATGATTCCAGCCCTCCCTGAGCCCAAAGCCTTGGCTATGGCTAGGGCCTTCCTCAACCCCTCACCGGAGTAATCCCTGTGGACTGCCACGAGGGCTGGGACGCCGAACCCCAGCTCATACTGCCTCCTG contains:
- a CDS encoding DUF362 domain-containing protein, with translation MSSVSVTVRRPREAIEETGSHSVPITVQGLLAEAEPSSDIFVVTGTSGGDGGIVELVGLMGDHGLRFYRSEESGRSLGPDGLLSRDDLVILKVNSQWDERGGTNSDLLKALIRMILNHPDGFVGEIVVADNGQAQFGAKGNGGSFSWERNNAEDPSQCIERVVDSYSASHRVSAYLWDHITTRRVREYSEGDLEDGFVVEDLENPRTGIRVSYPKFRTRYGTYVSFKLGVWDPERGVYDGERVKVLNIPVLKSHRIFGVTASVKSYMGVTSDKLTAQLGVRAHSTVGSGGMGTQMVETRFPTLNILDAIWVNANPLGGPRTTYNAATRVNIIASSRDPVALDYWAAKHILIPAARLKGFSDTSSMDPDNRAKGSFGDWLRLSMEEMIRAGIQATMDEAHMNVYVASLG
- a CDS encoding 30S ribosomal protein S13, yielding MSGEFKYLVRLHGTTLDGARTIPHALRGIKGVGMRLAYAIVRLAGLDPTRRLGDLSEAEVKILEDILRNPSGLPSWMLNRRKDPQTGRDLHLTGSDLEFRVREDIELMKEIRSWKGDRHMRGLKVRGQRTKTTGRKGRAVGVSKKSQAK
- a CDS encoding 30S ribosomal protein S4, which gives rise to MGDPKKKHKRFVTPERPYDQAALMDELRLIGAYGLRNKRELWRHRTQLSKIRRIAREAQPLDPARRAEVERRLIRRLQHLGLLKREATIDDVLSLRIEDLLERRLQTIIYRKGLAKSLFQARQLIVHGHISVRGRRVRVPGYWVKADEEAEVDYFPLSPLSVKDHPLRVEVASARMVEGRR
- a CDS encoding 30S ribosomal protein S11, with the translated sequence MSEGEKWGIVHIYSSFNNTLVHMTDLSGAETIASASGGMFVKADRLKPSPYAAMKAAQHVVDIARDKGITSIHIKVRAPGGSKSKTPGQGAQAAIRILARSGLNIGRIEEVTPLPHDGTRKPGGRRGRRP
- a CDS encoding DNA-directed RNA polymerase subunit D; the protein is MGEKLKVEALTLKGDTLRFILMGCDTALANALRRTMISEVPCMAIEDVFIFANTSVMHDEVLAHRLGLIPLKTDLERYVLPERCDCGSELGCSKCRAVLTLDVSAEGEARTVYSGDLISEDPVIKPVSSEIPLVKLAPGQTLKLEAYAKLGLGKVHAKWQPVSCCIYQQVDEEQLGALGIGGTEGFGKAFIFTVESTGCLPPDRIVAEAVKVLMGKLEEFSDKIRRGELMEEIKEFEAVEEAGRGLYRVAAEEFEEEEEEEEGE
- a CDS encoding 50S ribosomal protein L18e, with protein sequence MNNPELVSTIRALEKASRGGAALWRALAEELKRPRRARAEVNLSRIDRHSKEGDVIAVPGKVLGSGALSHPLTVAAFSFSRTARQKIHQSDGKAITLRELLSSNVEPSRIKILK
- a CDS encoding rhomboid family intramembrane serine protease; amino-acid sequence: MFPLGDEAHRRITPYVNWSLIVISILVFLWQTSFGERHFVYTLYNYGLIPARVEAGRGYYTLVTNIFLHGGWMHLIGNMLFLYIFGDNVEDAYGHLGYLAFYIFSGVAASLFWMLTALGDRYPAVGASGAISGVLGAYFVLFPEARIRTLIRFGFFWQVVRVSAYVWIGMWFLYQLLLAMLPINTGVAYWAHIGGFIFGLVIAKTFTPKERPHMSEEYYY
- a CDS encoding MTH1187 family thiamine-binding protein, with amino-acid sequence MSEGAERGFKVIVQFSTSPVGEGVGVSGYVAEALREVKNSGLRFQLTPMSTILEAENVEDALRVVMRAHEAIFRAGAKRVVTDIKIDDRRDKPRRMEDKVEKVLRNLA
- the feoB gene encoding ferrous iron transport protein B, whose product is MNGLDMMEAKRLRIALAGNANVGKSVIFNQLTGLHQHIGNWPGKTVEKAEGTLSFGGYLIDIIDLPGIYSLSTFSLEELISREYIAVERPDVVVNVVDASSLERNLFFTIQLMELGVKMVVALNQIDVAERKGIHIDVERLMKLLGVPVVPTVATKNVGLHQLMARVLEAAEGGRAPSPLRLGKEVERRIEAISEAVEGVETPYPKRWVALKLLEGDEEVQRMVYGKRPQLRDLVERGRREIEEIHGHDAPSVIASERYSLASMIALEASTQITPKRSLTEWFETATVHPISGYGFMLTVIFAVFYGIFRVGEWMAVHLEEAFGMLKTVYDSLFQGALSSLFWDGIVMGLAAGVAIALPYIVPFYIALSILEDSGYMARIAYLADSAMHRIGLHGKGFIPLVLGFGCNVPATLGCRIMETERERLICAFTATLIPCAARSVVIMGLVARYLGFEWAVALYLMDFALIFALGRIAFKVVPGEPLGLIMEMPPYRWPTLGVTAKKAWFKLKDFAYTAFPIMVLGNLAITFADRMGFLSAIQSLLTPITVYWLGLPSASGALLIFGILRKELALILFASMLGTTDFSAVLTPLQMFVFSFVVMVYIPCIATIAVLVKEFGYKRAAIISLSEVALAIFLGGVVFRFLSLFGIG
- a CDS encoding metal-dependent transcriptional regulator, which codes for MHSESLEEYLEAIYTFNEGGKPARTKELAERLKVSPPSVTQMVKELAEKGLVEYEPYRGVTLTGRGMALAQRVVRRHRLLERFLHDILGLRKERIHNEACKMEHGLSDDAALALCKALNKPERCPDDEKPIPPCPLAVSDCSECEEARKREERNPKLVTQLSNLRPGERGKVAFIRGGGRACQRLLDMGLTPGTSIQVINAAPFRGPMEISVRGTKIALGRGLAGRIFVEVEDPSPTRRPHPHGPHHEKR
- the ilvC gene encoding ketol-acid reductoisomerase, which produces MVKVYHDSDIDGRILEDKLVAVLGYGSQGRAQSLNLRDSGVEVIVGLRQGGSWERAEREGFKVLPISRATEEADIIVMLIPDMAQPKVYREEVEANLQPGKTLQFAHGFNIHYGLIDPPEGVDITMVAPKAPGPELRRQYELGFGVPALVAVHRDYSGEGLRKALAIAKALGSGRAGIILTSFKEETESDLFGEQSVLCGGVDQLIRRGFKVLVENGYTPELAYFEVLNELKLIVDLIYKSGLSGMYRAVSDTAKYGGMKVGPLIVDDHVEENMRRALRDIQNGRFARMWVEEAEGGLKELKRLMEECESLEIERVGREIRRMSGVQDQT